TGGCGGACAAGGACCCGCCGCTCGCGGGCACGGACTTGAACTACGACCCGTTCACGCACGATGGGCGCGGCCGCATCTTCAAGGTGGGCCTCACCTACACGTGGACGCCCGAATGAGCTGACTCGGCTTCGGCCGGCGCGCGGCCCCTGCTCTCGCGAGCGGGGGCCGCGTTGCTTTTGAGCGCGTGCGAGTCGTCAATCGGGAAGCGTGATCTCGAGCGCGCGCCAGAGGTACCACGCGCCCACGCTGCGGAACGGGCGCCACGGCGCGGCGATCGCGGCGAGCGCGTCGGGCTTCGGCAGATCGCGCAGGCCGTAGAGCTTCTGTGCGCCCTTGCGCACGCCGTAGTCGCCGGTGGGAAGCACGTCGGGGCGGCCGAGCGCGAACATCAGCAGCATGTGCGCGGTCCACTCGCCGACGCCGCGGATCTGCGTGACGGACTCGACCACCGCGTCGTCGTGCATGTGCGGGATGCGCCGCGCGCTCACGAGCCCGCTGTCGAACGCGCTCGCGACCGCCTTCACCGCCGCGGCCTTCTGCCGTGAGAGGCCGAACGTGCGGAGCTTCGCGTCCCGCTGCTTCGCGAGCAGCGCGGGCGGCGGGACGCGCCCGCCAAAGCCCGCCTTGAAGCGCCGCTCGATCGTGGCCGCGGCCTTGCCCGCGAGCTGCTGATAGAGGATGGAGCGCACGAGGTAGCGGTAGGGGTCGCCGCGCGGCGTGAGCGTGCACGGGCCGTGCGCCTCGATCACGCGCGCGAGCTTCGCGTCGGCGCGCGCGAGGTGGCGCGTGGCCTCTCCGAGCTTCGCTGCGTCGAGCTTTTCTATGCGCGGCATGGCGGCTCACCGTAAGCTGGCGCGCGAGGTGGCGCGATGGCCGAGCTCGAGATTGCGCAGGAGCGCGCGACGAACCTGTGGAACAGCGCGTCGCGCAAGCTGCCGCAGCTCGCCAAGGCGACACAGCTACGCGCCGCGCCGGCGGTGACGAGCGACCAGATCGGCGGCCTCGCGGCGGCGCTCGACGAAGTGCTCACCTACGCCTGCGCCGCGAACACCCCCGAGAAATACGAGGCGTGGGGCACGTTCCCGCCGAGCGGCTTGC
The nucleotide sequence above comes from Deltaproteobacteria bacterium. Encoded proteins:
- a CDS encoding DNA-3-methyladenine glycosylase 2 family protein; amino-acid sequence: MPRIEKLDAAKLGEATRHLARADAKLARVIEAHGPCTLTPRGDPYRYLVRSILYQQLAGKAAATIERRFKAGFGGRVPPPALLAKQRDAKLRTFGLSRQKAAAVKAVASAFDSGLVSARRIPHMHDDAVVESVTQIRGVGEWTAHMLLMFALGRPDVLPTGDYGVRKGAQKLYGLRDLPKPDALAAIAAPWRPFRSVGAWYLWRALEITLPD
- a CDS encoding AAA family ATPase, with product MAELEIAQERATNLWNSASRKLPQLAKATQLRAAPAVTSDQIGGLAAALDEVLTYACAANTPEKYEAWGTFPPSGLLLIGQSGTGKTLLAEALATRARTAFLRVHVPNLALEIVHRGGQVGELLEGWAQTLGEMPPVT